The DNA region CCCCTGCCGCCACCGACACCGTCAAGGTCCACTACACCGGCAAGCTGCGGGACGGCACCGTCTTCGACAGCTCGGTGGAGCGCGGCACCCCCGCCACCTTCCCGCTGAACCGCGTCATCGCCTGCTGGACCGAGGGTATGCAGATGATGAAGGTCGGCGGCAAGGCCACCCTCACCTGCCCGCCGGACATCGCCTACGGTGACCGTGGCGCTCCGCCGAAGATCCCCGGCGGCGCCGCCCTGACCTTCGATGTCGAGCTGCTGGAGATCGTCGACGCCGCCGCTGCGGCCCCCGCTCCTCCGGCTGCTCAGCAGTAAGCGAGCCAACGGAAGACGAGGCGTCGAGGGGACGGTTCCCAGGAGCGGATCCCACGATGTCTTCGCCAACCCGGGATGACGCCCGGGGAAAGACTCGGGGTGGAGAGAGCGCGGCCGGCGACGGCCCCCTCTCTTCACCCCGGGTTTTTTCCGTTTTAGAGCTCTTCTGCGGCCTCGGCGGCTGCTCCGAGGCGCTCCGGCAACAGGCCCCCGGCCGCCACCGCATCACCGCCGCGGTGGATGTCAACCACCTCGCCCTGGAGGCCTACCGGCACAACTTCCCCGACCACCGGGCGCTCCTGCGGGCCATGGAAGGCTTTTCCGCCCGGGATCTGAAGGAATTCGGCGCCGACCTCTGGTGGCTGTCCCCACCCTGTCAGCCCTTCACCCGCCGCGGCCGACGCCTCGACGACGCCGATCCCCGCGCCCGCCCCCTGCTGCACCTCATCGACCGCCTGGCCGAGGCTGGTCCGGCCTATCTGGCGCTGGAGAATGTGCCGGGCTTCGAATCCTCCCGCTGCCGGCAACGCCTGTTGAGGGTCCTCGAGGACGGTGGCTACGCGGTGCGCGAAGCCCTCCTCTGCCCCAGCCAGCTGGGCTGGCCCAACCGCCGCCGGCGCTACTATTTGTTGGCCTCCCGGGAGGGCCGCCTGCCCGAAATCGAAGGCCCCTCCGACCCGCCGACACCGACCTGCTCCTTGAACACTCTGCTGGCAGCCGAGTCGACAGCGATCCGAGACGACGAGCTCGTCGTCGATCCTCGGCTGGTCCACTCGTACCGCTACGCCCTGCATCGAGTCCGGGCCGACGACCCGGCAGCCGTGACT from Acidobacteriota bacterium includes:
- a CDS encoding DNA cytosine methyltransferase codes for the protein MSSPTRDDARGKTRGGESAAGDGPLSSPRVFSVLELFCGLGGCSEALRQQAPGRHRITAAVDVNHLALEAYRHNFPDHRALLRAMEGFSARDLKEFGADLWWLSPPCQPFTRRGRRLDDADPRARPLLHLIDRLAEAGPAYLALENVPGFESSRCRQRLLRVLEDGGYAVREALLCPSQLGWPNRRRRYYLLASREGRLPEIEGPSDPPTPTCSLNTLLAAESTAIRDDELVVDPRLVHSYRYALHRVRADDPAAVT